One Kallotenue papyrolyticum genomic window carries:
- the tsf gene encoding translation elongation factor Ts has product MSVSMDQVRELRERTGAGILEAKKVLEEVGGDMKKAIEIMRERGLKIADKKAGRETREGRIDVYVHANNRLAAMVEVNCETDFVARNDEFIKLVKDIALHIASNPDVKYVRREDVPAGEAEAYDAGTPDEYYQKTVLLEQPFVRDPSQTIADLVRTAIARTGENIVVRRFVRYELGA; this is encoded by the coding sequence ATGTCGGTATCAATGGATCAGGTGCGCGAACTGCGCGAGCGGACGGGCGCCGGCATCCTCGAAGCCAAAAAGGTGCTCGAAGAAGTCGGCGGCGACATGAAGAAGGCCATCGAGATCATGCGCGAGCGCGGCCTGAAAATTGCTGACAAGAAAGCGGGACGCGAAACGCGCGAAGGACGCATCGACGTCTACGTGCACGCCAACAATCGGCTGGCGGCGATGGTCGAGGTCAACTGCGAGACCGACTTTGTCGCGCGCAACGACGAATTCATCAAGCTGGTCAAGGACATCGCGCTGCACATTGCCAGCAACCCCGACGTCAAGTACGTCCGTCGCGAGGATGTTCCCGCTGGCGAGGCCGAAGCCTATGATGCGGGCACGCCCGACGAGTACTACCAGAAGACCGTGTTGCTGGAGCAACCGTTTGTGCGCGATCCCAGCCAGACGATCGCCGACCTGGTGCGCACTGCCATCGCCCGCACCGGCGAGAACATCGTGGTGCGTCGCTTTGTCCGCTACGAACTGGGAGCCTAA
- a CDS encoding DUF4230 domain-containing protein, producing MYFDDDPPRGSCLPSVLLVLIALAALAGLVYFGLNRSITQLNPFRDVGLSNPLAPAPTTINADRPTVLRELRALDRWETAVGVYDQVITAGQQGGALYNFLRGDRLILIASGEVIAGFDMSKLEDGDIVVSPDGSAVTISLPPSEVLVSRLDNQRTQVYERETGLFTSGNPDLESEARRVAEQRILERACETGLLERAAEEGRRSMESLLRALGFQQVTVHARAGTCPAVAVPQPSPAP from the coding sequence ATGTACTTTGATGATGATCCCCCGCGCGGCAGTTGTTTGCCGAGCGTGCTGCTGGTGCTGATCGCGCTGGCGGCGCTGGCCGGGCTGGTCTATTTTGGCCTGAATCGCAGCATTACGCAGCTCAATCCGTTCCGCGACGTTGGCCTGTCCAATCCGCTCGCGCCCGCGCCGACAACGATCAACGCCGACCGACCGACCGTGCTGCGCGAGTTGCGCGCGCTGGATCGCTGGGAAACAGCGGTCGGTGTCTACGATCAGGTGATCACCGCCGGTCAGCAGGGCGGCGCGCTCTACAACTTCCTGCGCGGCGATCGCCTGATCCTGATCGCTAGCGGTGAGGTGATCGCCGGGTTTGATATGTCGAAGCTGGAGGACGGCGATATTGTGGTTAGTCCCGACGGCAGCGCAGTCACCATCAGCCTGCCGCCCAGCGAGGTGCTGGTCAGCCGCCTGGACAACCAGCGCACGCAGGTGTACGAGCGCGAGACCGGCTTGTTTACCAGCGGCAATCCCGACCTGGAGAGCGAGGCACGGCGCGTGGCCGAGCAGCGCATCCTGGAGCGCGCCTGCGAGACCGGCCTGCTCGAGCGCGCCGCTGAGGAGGGGCGCCGCAGCATGGAGAGTCTGCTGCGGGCGCTCGGCTTCCAACAGGTGACCGTCCATGCCCGTGCCGGTACGTGTCCGGCGGTAGCCGTGCCGCAGCCGTCGCCCGCGCCATGA
- the era gene encoding GTPase Era, protein MIEVTFDRDARALYCYFAEIQEGEDATQIECSGSFLLDAAGQISGLRFETGGVLLAEALRYALAHPQAELDEQGDLTIRFADEQASAAPLPYPAIFDLARSGAALGVEVIAEPEFAIGERLAHIEPFLVEIYGGDEEPSAEEPAQERAPLPTPAPEAPAAMPEQAQPVRVGFVALLGRPNVGKSTLLNAYLGRKVSIVSPKPQTTRLPVRGILNRDDAQVIFVDTPGLHEPKSGLGEFMVQAARRAIPDSDVLCFMVDASVPPGPLDERIAELVKRARKPTILVLNKIDRARRADVYLQQYRALGPWEWEVAVSALTGEGLGTLLEEIVKRLPLGPRLFPVDQVTDLSLREQVAELIREKVLLNTQEEVPHGVAIEIEEWEQRGARLYIRATVNVERESHKAIVIGEHGRMLKKIGAAARFEIERLLEQPVYLDLWVKVRKDWRRDPASLRWLGYDIRNLKS, encoded by the coding sequence ATGATCGAAGTGACGTTTGATCGCGATGCGCGCGCACTGTACTGCTATTTCGCCGAGATCCAGGAGGGCGAGGATGCCACGCAGATCGAGTGCAGCGGTTCCTTTCTGCTGGATGCCGCCGGCCAGATCAGCGGGCTGCGCTTCGAGACCGGTGGTGTGTTGCTGGCCGAAGCGCTGCGCTACGCCCTGGCCCATCCCCAGGCCGAGCTGGACGAGCAGGGCGACCTGACGATCCGCTTCGCCGACGAACAGGCCAGCGCCGCACCGCTGCCCTACCCGGCGATCTTCGACTTGGCGCGCAGCGGCGCCGCGCTGGGCGTGGAGGTGATCGCCGAGCCGGAGTTCGCCATTGGCGAGCGCCTGGCGCATATCGAGCCGTTTCTGGTGGAGATCTACGGCGGCGACGAAGAGCCGTCGGCTGAGGAGCCGGCGCAGGAGCGTGCGCCGCTGCCCACACCCGCGCCGGAGGCGCCAGCGGCCATGCCAGAGCAGGCACAGCCGGTGCGCGTTGGCTTTGTGGCATTGCTGGGCCGGCCCAACGTCGGCAAATCGACGCTGCTCAACGCCTACCTGGGCCGCAAGGTATCGATCGTCTCGCCCAAGCCGCAAACCACGCGCCTGCCGGTGCGCGGCATTCTCAACCGCGACGATGCGCAGGTGATCTTTGTGGATACCCCCGGGCTGCACGAACCCAAGTCGGGCCTGGGCGAGTTCATGGTGCAGGCGGCGCGGCGCGCGATCCCCGACTCGGATGTGCTGTGCTTCATGGTAGATGCCTCCGTACCGCCGGGTCCGCTCGACGAGCGCATCGCCGAGCTGGTCAAGCGCGCGCGTAAGCCGACGATCCTGGTGCTGAACAAGATCGATCGCGCGCGCCGCGCCGATGTCTATCTGCAGCAGTATCGCGCCCTGGGGCCGTGGGAATGGGAGGTTGCCGTCTCGGCGCTGACCGGCGAGGGCCTGGGCACGCTGCTGGAAGAGATCGTCAAGCGGCTGCCGCTGGGGCCGCGCCTCTTTCCGGTGGACCAGGTCACCGATCTCTCGCTGCGTGAGCAGGTGGCCGAGCTGATCCGCGAAAAGGTGCTGCTCAATACCCAGGAGGAGGTGCCGCACGGCGTGGCGATCGAGATCGAAGAGTGGGAGCAGCGCGGTGCGCGGCTCTACATTCGCGCTACGGTCAACGTCGAGCGCGAAAGCCACAAGGCGATCGTCATCGGCGAGCATGGCCGCATGCTCAAAAAGATCGGCGCGGCGGCGCGCTTCGAGATCGAACGCCTGCTGGAGCAGCCGGTCTATCTCGACCTGTGGGTCAAAGTGCGCAAGGACTGGCGGCGCGATCCCGCCAGCCTACGCTGGCTGGGCTACGATATCCGCAACCTTAAATCCTGA
- the hisS gene encoding histidine--tRNA ligase — protein MAPKAQTYKGMKDYLPREMRLRQYIVRTLTEVAERYGFEPMQTPIVEYEATLAGKIGDDEKLIYRLQYGEDRLALRYDQTVSLARVVGQYPNEIVFPFRRYAYGPSYRGERQQRGRYREFYQFDIDIVGVDSRLADAEVVALIVDALQALGFRGARVLLNHREVLTALARVAGVAEAQAAGVYRAIDKFDKIGAGGVRDELLRQGVSEAAAEQVLAFIAIEGAAAEVLAAMRAVLSDDARGLAAVEDVAEVVRLLDLMGVDQSAIAVAPRLARGLSYYTGIVFEAVIEQPPIGSLLGGGRYDKLIGSFAGRDVPTVGTAFGIERLQIVMTELGIVPPLESGPRVFVTIFSPETTPAALQLARELRNAGIPTITALQAEKLGKQFKEADQKGVPYALVLGPDELARGEVVVKDLRSGEQRSVARDALLAVLAR, from the coding sequence ATGGCGCCCAAGGCGCAAACCTATAAAGGCATGAAGGACTACCTGCCGCGCGAGATGCGGCTGCGGCAGTACATCGTGCGCACGCTGACCGAGGTGGCCGAGCGCTACGGCTTCGAGCCGATGCAGACGCCGATCGTCGAGTATGAGGCGACTCTGGCCGGCAAGATCGGCGACGACGAGAAGCTGATCTACCGCTTGCAGTACGGTGAGGATCGGCTGGCGCTGCGCTATGATCAGACCGTCTCGCTGGCGCGCGTGGTGGGCCAATACCCCAACGAGATTGTGTTTCCCTTCCGGCGCTATGCCTATGGGCCGTCCTATCGCGGCGAGCGGCAGCAGCGCGGACGCTACCGCGAGTTCTACCAGTTCGACATCGACATCGTCGGCGTCGATTCGCGGCTGGCGGATGCCGAGGTGGTGGCGCTGATCGTCGATGCGCTGCAGGCGCTGGGCTTTCGCGGCGCGCGCGTGCTGCTCAACCATCGCGAGGTGCTGACGGCGCTGGCGCGCGTGGCGGGCGTGGCCGAGGCGCAGGCCGCCGGCGTGTATCGCGCCATCGACAAGTTCGACAAGATCGGCGCGGGCGGCGTGCGCGACGAGCTGCTGCGCCAGGGGGTGAGTGAGGCGGCGGCCGAACAGGTGCTCGCCTTTATCGCCATCGAGGGCGCTGCCGCGGAGGTGCTGGCGGCGATGCGCGCCGTCCTGAGCGACGATGCGCGTGGTCTGGCCGCGGTGGAGGACGTGGCCGAGGTAGTGCGCCTGCTCGACCTGATGGGCGTGGACCAGAGCGCGATCGCAGTCGCGCCGCGCCTGGCGCGCGGCCTGTCCTACTACACCGGCATCGTCTTTGAAGCCGTGATCGAACAGCCGCCGATCGGTTCGCTGCTGGGCGGTGGCCGCTACGACAAGCTGATCGGCAGCTTTGCCGGGCGCGACGTGCCCACCGTCGGCACTGCCTTCGGCATCGAGCGCCTGCAGATCGTGATGACCGAGCTCGGCATCGTGCCGCCGCTGGAGAGCGGGCCGCGCGTCTTCGTGACGATCTTCAGCCCTGAGACGACGCCGGCTGCCTTGCAGTTGGCGCGTGAGCTGCGCAACGCGGGCATTCCCACCATCACCGCGCTGCAGGCCGAGAAGTTGGGCAAGCAGTTCAAGGAGGCCGACCAGAAGGGCGTGCCCTATGCCTTGGTGCTCGGTCCCGATGAGCTGGCGCGCGGCGAGGTAGTGGTCAAGGACCTGCGCTCCGGTGAGCAACGCAGTGTGGCGCGCGACGCCCTGCTGGCGGTGCTGGCCCGCTAG
- the rpsB gene encoding 30S ribosomal protein S2: MRELLEAGVHFGHQTRRWNPRMRPYIFTERNGIHIIDLQQTIPAIQAAYDFIAELTERGQKVLFVGTKKQAQSIIAEEATRANQFYVANRWLGGTLTNFRTIRERLNYLAELEARRDRGDFAKLTKAEGLRLEDEIAKLNRTFGGIKTMDRLPGALFVVDPDREALAVNEARKLGIPIVAMVDTNCDPDLIDLVIPANDDAIRGIRLIVSKMADAAIEGQQRRQARYEGAATV; encoded by the coding sequence ATGCGCGAACTGCTGGAAGCGGGCGTGCACTTCGGGCACCAGACGCGTCGCTGGAACCCGCGCATGCGCCCGTACATCTTCACCGAACGCAACGGCATTCACATCATCGACCTGCAGCAGACCATTCCGGCGATTCAGGCGGCCTACGACTTCATCGCCGAGCTGACCGAGCGTGGTCAGAAGGTGCTGTTTGTGGGTACCAAGAAGCAGGCGCAGAGCATCATCGCCGAGGAAGCAACGCGCGCCAACCAGTTCTACGTCGCCAACCGCTGGCTGGGCGGCACGCTGACCAATTTCCGCACCATCCGCGAGCGGCTCAACTATCTGGCCGAGCTGGAGGCGCGGCGCGACCGCGGCGACTTCGCCAAACTGACCAAGGCCGAGGGTCTGCGGCTAGAGGATGAGATCGCCAAGCTGAACCGCACGTTTGGCGGCATCAAGACCATGGATCGGCTGCCGGGCGCGCTGTTCGTGGTCGATCCCGATCGCGAAGCGCTGGCGGTCAACGAAGCCCGCAAGCTGGGCATTCCGATCGTGGCGATGGTTGACACCAACTGCGATCCCGATCTGATAGACCTGGTCATTCCGGCCAACGACGATGCGATTCGCGGCATTCGGCTGATCGTCTCCAAGATGGCCGACGCCGCGATCGAGGGGCAACAGCGGCGACAGGCGCGCTACGAGGGCGCGGCCACGGTCTAA
- a CDS encoding amidohydrolase family protein — MRASLLTPIVEAAHACNLRVAAHVETATAREACQAGVDSLERLVNAIEPAWTPRHAPELYPGAVGRLRRWAYVDLGSDHVTDFVDLVCAQQVTLVPTLLASRRRVLLDEVINEPYLDYMVAVMPYHRFFKGMRNAVGYAIGKRFLNRHIPFPHLDKAAQHEIDQGWQRLRQLMRLLHQRGARMVPGSDSPTPSVVPGFGLHQELREWVACGIPPLAVLAAATAHAADFLGLERVGRIRPGASADLLLVDGDPDCAIEALAAPDNQVICRGQRIDRAALKAAIMARVKELE; from the coding sequence GTGAGGGCATCACTGCTCACCCCGATCGTCGAGGCAGCGCACGCGTGCAACCTACGGGTCGCCGCCCACGTCGAAACAGCGACAGCGCGCGAAGCCTGTCAGGCCGGCGTCGACAGCCTCGAGCGGCTGGTCAACGCAATCGAGCCAGCATGGACGCCACGGCACGCACCGGAGCTGTACCCCGGCGCGGTCGGGCGGCTGCGTCGCTGGGCCTACGTCGACCTTGGCAGCGATCACGTCACCGACTTCGTCGACCTGGTCTGCGCGCAACAGGTAACGCTCGTACCAACGCTGCTCGCCTCTAGGCGCCGCGTGCTGCTGGATGAGGTCATCAACGAGCCGTATCTCGACTACATGGTCGCGGTGATGCCGTACCACCGCTTCTTCAAAGGAATGCGCAACGCCGTCGGCTACGCAATCGGGAAGCGCTTCTTGAATCGGCATATACCCTTCCCACACTTGGACAAGGCTGCCCAACACGAGATCGATCAGGGCTGGCAACGGCTACGCCAGCTCATGCGGCTGCTGCACCAGCGCGGCGCGCGGATGGTGCCCGGCAGCGACAGCCCAACGCCCTCGGTCGTCCCAGGCTTCGGACTACACCAGGAGCTGCGCGAGTGGGTCGCCTGCGGCATTCCGCCGCTTGCGGTGTTGGCGGCTGCCACGGCCCATGCCGCCGATTTCCTCGGTCTGGAGAGGGTTGGGCGCATCCGCCCCGGCGCAAGCGCCGACCTGCTGTTGGTCGACGGTGATCCCGACTGTGCGATCGAGGCGCTAGCAGCGCCAGACAACCAGGTCATCTGCCGCGGACAACGCATCGATCGCGCGGCGCTGAAGGCGGCAATTATGGCACGGGTCAAAGAGCTGGAATAA
- the pyrH gene encoding UMP kinase yields MADLKYRRVLLKLSGEALAGERGFGVDAGVVQYIAREIEEMRELGAEVAVVIGGGNFWRGGAAIAQGMDAPQAHYAGMLATIINALALQDALEQHGLHTRAMTAIQMNEVAEPYIRRRAIRHLEKGRVVLLAAGTGNPYFTTDTAAALRAAELGADAILMAKNRVDGVYSADPRHNPTAVKFDQLSYLEAINRGLQVMDSTALTFCMDNNLPIIVFDLFTPGNAARILRGDHVGTLITGESATATPAAATDLTGC; encoded by the coding sequence ATGGCTGATCTCAAATATCGACGCGTCCTGTTGAAGCTAAGTGGCGAGGCGCTGGCCGGCGAGCGCGGCTTTGGCGTGGATGCCGGCGTCGTCCAGTATATCGCCCGAGAGATCGAGGAGATGCGCGAGCTGGGTGCGGAAGTGGCCGTGGTGATTGGCGGCGGCAACTTCTGGCGCGGCGGCGCGGCGATCGCCCAGGGTATGGATGCGCCCCAGGCGCACTACGCCGGCATGCTGGCGACGATCATCAACGCGCTGGCGCTGCAGGACGCGTTGGAACAGCATGGCCTCCACACGCGCGCGATGACGGCGATCCAGATGAATGAAGTGGCCGAGCCCTACATTCGCCGGCGCGCCATCCGCCACCTGGAAAAAGGACGGGTGGTGCTGCTGGCCGCCGGCACGGGCAATCCCTACTTCACCACCGACACCGCCGCGGCGCTGCGTGCGGCCGAGCTGGGCGCCGATGCGATCCTGATGGCGAAAAACCGCGTTGATGGCGTCTACAGCGCCGATCCACGGCACAACCCGACGGCGGTCAAGTTTGATCAGCTCAGCTATCTGGAGGCCATCAACCGCGGCCTGCAGGTGATGGACAGCACGGCGCTGACCTTCTGCATGGACAACAACCTGCCGATCATCGTGTTCGATCTGTTTACTCCGGGCAACGCAGCCCGCATTCTACGCGGCGACCACGTCGGCACGTTGATCACCGGGGAAAGCGCTACGGCCACCCCGGCGGCAGCAACGGATCTGACGGGATGCTGA
- a CDS encoding sulfite oxidase-like oxidoreductase, with protein sequence MFERFKKNFDRTPPELAARVPPGQYVTEKFPVLHYGSVPIYRDVETEWDLRVWGEIEQPVRFSFREFRSLPTVTITTDIHCVTRWSKLDTTWTGVQFREFLKHIPPLKPTAKYILWHCEHGFTANVPLEVMLEDDALLAYLYEGRELDPEHGYPLRALVPKKYFWKSAKWLRGIEFLSQDQLGFWERYGYHNNADPWREERYADD encoded by the coding sequence ATGTTCGAGCGTTTCAAAAAGAACTTCGACCGCACGCCGCCCGAGCTGGCTGCGCGCGTGCCGCCTGGCCAATACGTCACCGAAAAGTTTCCCGTGCTGCACTACGGCTCGGTGCCGATCTACCGCGACGTCGAAACGGAGTGGGATCTGCGCGTGTGGGGCGAGATCGAACAGCCGGTGCGCTTCTCGTTCCGCGAGTTTCGCAGCCTGCCTACGGTGACGATCACCACCGATATCCACTGCGTCACGCGCTGGAGCAAGCTCGACACCACCTGGACGGGTGTGCAGTTTCGCGAGTTTCTGAAGCATATTCCGCCGTTGAAACCAACGGCAAAGTACATCCTCTGGCACTGCGAGCACGGCTTCACCGCCAATGTGCCGCTGGAGGTGATGCTGGAGGACGACGCGCTGCTGGCCTACCTCTACGAGGGCCGCGAGCTCGATCCCGAACATGGCTATCCGCTGCGCGCGCTGGTGCCCAAGAAGTATTTTTGGAAATCGGCCAAGTGGCTACGCGGCATCGAGTTCCTGAGCCAGGATCAGCTCGGCTTCTGGGAGCGCTACGGCTACCACAACAACGCCGATCCCTGGCGCGAGGAGCGCTACGCCGATGACTAG
- a CDS encoding ABC transporter ATP-binding protein: MSEAVIDVNNLHKRYGTIVAVDDISFSVGAGEIFGIVGPNGAGKTTVVECIEGLRRPDRGTVRVLGLNPIRDRRQLYQQVGVQLQENGGLHPRQKVGEVFRIFASLYADPEPIDTIIAKCGLRGRENDYNSKLSGGQKRRLLLGLALLCKPKLLILDEPTSGLDPQARYNIWQLLSEYRERGTTVLLTTHYLDEAQEHCDTLCVIDHGTVIALGAPRALLRQHQLDVCAKLPTSADIDLGQLARMPSITRVERVNGHVVIYGSGNDFVQTVSQVAQLYGISQHAIETRPAKLEDLYLLLTGRAYRQEA; this comes from the coding sequence ATGAGCGAGGCGGTCATCGACGTCAACAACCTCCACAAGCGCTACGGAACGATTGTGGCGGTCGACGACATCAGCTTCAGCGTTGGTGCCGGAGAGATCTTCGGCATCGTTGGGCCCAACGGTGCCGGCAAGACCACAGTGGTTGAATGCATCGAGGGACTGCGTCGGCCCGATCGCGGCACCGTACGTGTGCTGGGACTCAACCCGATCCGCGACCGACGCCAGCTCTACCAGCAGGTTGGCGTGCAGCTCCAGGAGAACGGCGGCCTGCACCCACGGCAGAAGGTTGGCGAGGTGTTCCGGATTTTTGCCAGCCTCTACGCCGACCCGGAACCGATTGACACGATCATCGCCAAGTGTGGGCTGCGCGGCCGCGAGAACGACTACAACAGCAAGCTGTCGGGCGGCCAGAAGCGCCGGCTGCTGCTGGGCCTGGCGCTACTCTGCAAGCCAAAGCTGCTGATCCTGGACGAGCCGACCAGCGGACTCGATCCGCAGGCGCGCTACAACATCTGGCAACTGCTCAGCGAGTATCGCGAACGTGGCACCACGGTGCTGCTGACCACCCACTACCTGGATGAGGCCCAGGAGCACTGCGACACACTGTGCGTGATCGACCACGGCACCGTGATCGCGTTGGGCGCACCGCGTGCGTTGTTGCGCCAGCATCAGCTCGACGTCTGTGCCAAACTGCCGACCTCGGCGGACATCGACCTCGGCCAGCTTGCGCGCATGCCTTCGATCACGCGGGTTGAGCGCGTCAATGGACACGTGGTCATCTATGGCAGCGGCAACGACTTCGTGCAGACGGTCAGCCAGGTGGCGCAGCTCTACGGAATCTCACAGCATGCGATCGAGACCAGGCCGGCCAAGCTCGAGGATCTCTACCTGCTGCTCACCGGTCGGGCCTATCGACAGGAGGCATAG
- a CDS encoding ABC transporter permease, which produces MSARATWQLFLGEVKLFLREPFALFFTLAFPVILLLLFGSVYGSLPVENGYRFIDVYVPSLFAMVLANLGLMNIPITLADYREQGIFKRYQVTPLPAWALLLIQILVNSAMFLVSAALVLVVARLLFDLRFGGNLLFILVALLISMAALFAGGFAIGGLTPGVRTAQTAGSAIFFVMFFSSGAAIPRGEFPEWLRRITDYVPLTHVVDTLSGLWINEPIGKYWLSLLMLALIAVAAGVIASRTFRWQAG; this is translated from the coding sequence ATGTCGGCACGAGCAACCTGGCAGCTCTTTTTGGGCGAAGTCAAACTCTTCCTGCGCGAGCCGTTTGCGCTCTTCTTTACCCTGGCATTTCCGGTGATTCTGCTGCTCCTCTTCGGCTCAGTCTACGGCAGCCTGCCGGTCGAAAACGGCTACCGCTTCATCGATGTGTATGTCCCGAGCCTCTTCGCGATGGTGCTAGCCAATCTGGGCCTCATGAACATCCCGATCACGCTAGCAGACTATCGCGAACAGGGTATCTTCAAGCGCTATCAGGTTACACCGCTGCCGGCCTGGGCGCTGCTGCTGATCCAGATCCTGGTCAACAGCGCGATGTTCCTGGTCTCGGCAGCGCTGGTGCTGGTCGTCGCCAGACTGCTGTTCGACCTGCGCTTCGGCGGCAACCTGCTGTTCATCCTCGTAGCGCTGTTGATCAGCATGGCAGCGCTCTTCGCCGGCGGCTTCGCCATCGGCGGGCTAACCCCGGGCGTGCGCACGGCGCAGACGGCGGGCTCGGCGATCTTCTTCGTCATGTTCTTCAGCTCGGGCGCGGCCATCCCGCGCGGCGAGTTTCCAGAGTGGCTGCGTAGGATCACCGACTACGTGCCGCTGACTCATGTCGTCGACACGCTCAGCGGGCTCTGGATCAACGAGCCGATCGGCAAGTACTGGCTCTCGCTCCTCATGCTGGCGCTGATCGCGGTGGCCGCCGGGGTGATTGCCAGTCGCACCTTCCGCTGGCAGGCCGGGTAG